Sequence from the Nymphalis io chromosome 14, ilAglIoxx1.1, whole genome shotgun sequence genome:
TGCCAAACGTGTATTCGtcctttactattttaaatattatttcgtgtatgaaaaacatttattttattgcctaTTTTGGAGTATATGAGGCGCAAATGGACAAAATAGCTCTCTAGTATTTAGGTCGTATTTATTCTTAGcgattattttattcgtttaaatattatttttaactgagaataattttaataatattatgtcaccgaaacataattataaaaacaaagaacagctgatatatttctttatatattacattaagttATATTGAGCatctcaatattttattattttctccaTGTAATCAAACTCTTATAGTATTCACATAGTCTAGGTTCCAGAGGAGgccaataacaaaaatacattaaaactgAGTAGAAAtaacacaatattaataaacgtaAACGGTAATTTTGCTACATTTTTGTACAAGGTCCCTTTTATACCAATTACCTCGCTTTGATGTGAGTGGATACGTCAAGTCTCGACTTTTAAGTGTAGGAGTAATATACTTGTTACATCACATAAGTATTActgtagatttatatattttactattttcatGCTCTTAATcgtaatttaagtaaatatatgtagATGTAAGATTATTCGACCGTCGATTGAGTGACACCAAAAATGTTTTAGAATGAAGAATTGAATGTGATAGATCTTTGTCTGAGTAGATATTAGAAAAACGTGTATGCGAGtcccttttttatttcttgtatgATACCAGcacattttacaatttattctgTGATAAAAAAGGTCTTgaaatgtaacttttttttaatatatatattttttttattattacgtacaTTCTTACAATCGCATTTATGAAAAGTTTTTCGTGCCTTGTCGCGTGGTTTTTGTTCTTAAAATGTTACGACTGTTGTATTTTTCGTGCTCAAGTAAGAAATTAATATAGTGCCATATTTAATACATAGCCTGCCCTTTTGGCTTGCTTTGTTCTTCACAGCTTtcatttgcatattttatatatcacttaagcttgtaaatgtttaattaatatttatgcgcACTTAATCTTATTGCATTTAATGTTtcgttattaattacaattttaaacttttactaattaaaacCTACTTTAAGGAAATTAACACATTCACTCGAAGATATTTGATGGGTAACACAAACGAAACATTACCCACATTAGGTGTAGCAATTGACTggaattattaaatcaattgaatCTTGTCTATTCATATATTAGTATGTCTTATCTCGCAATAATTTGTCGTTAAATCCCGTAGTTGATTTAACCAAAGGTTTATTGAatacaagtaatattttttattaaatatattattttattaaatacaagtaatcatttttattaatatatttagatttgttgttgttttttacaCGACTGCCTAAAAAAAGAGTGTCATTTTTTGATGTATGTATAGGAGTCTCTTTATTTCATCATAGCTTTTAAATGCCTGAACACATTGGATGTATGGGGTATCGTAAGAATCCTTGCATCATCACGAGTGACActggttattatttaattcattgtttgattcagtcgtgtattttaatttcttacgtaaaaaaatatatgtttatttacaatatttttacgcCGCAGTACAGTatcattacaatttttattttactgtaaatatacGTACTCTTCCAAGTACATTCGTGAACACTGCGGactaatttgtattgtattactTTGTCATTAAGTATTAACCGGCTTATCCTAAATGTTATTAGGTTTGTCCTCCGTCTATCTTACTCGTTggtataaattaacataatgcTATCTTTATCCTATCATTAGTTGTGTGTTacagtatattaatatagttattatagttTTTGATAAACAATTTTAGAATTGTAATGAGCAAGTAGTGAAAAAAAATAACCCATTATAGTTATTAACACATTTGGTTGagtatttttgattttcttgatttacaatttataaagtcATAAATTAGTCATCATgattaaaaagtaattcaattgtttactaaaatataaatttatttataaatttccattatttcttgatttttttttatttcattagtgggattttaaaaatttgagttttttttataaattgtttgtattatcctatttcatttttattattaattaatgaagcAATAATAACTAACAATTCGAAGTCATGTATTTTCTaagtgataaatattaaactaaaaatattaacaccagtcaatttattattagataattattaattgaacattttttttacagacTAACTGTAATTACACAATTGTTTTATACTTGAAACTGAAATGATGTATGTGCTCttgatatttgataaatattgccATGCATGTCAGCTTAATGGTTGGATATCATTTAATCTAATTGATTTAAACTTGCCTATGTACTCTGAATAACTGATAAATGGCCACAACTAATATtacctaataaatataacaagtcCGTCTTTGGCAACGCAATTTATTGAGGCTAGTCTCATATCCAGAACAAATTTTGTCATTTACACATTTATAGAGTAATTTGTTACTTTATACCGAAACCTTCATACGTGTAATAATATGACTCAATGCATCGaagttaattacatatttttttagcaatAGCTTGTAGTTGTATGTGTGTCGCTGTATTTAACTATGTTAGCTATTATAGAGGACTATGTCTAGACTGATTTATGCTCTAATTTATAGATATGTTAGAGTTTTAATATGCACTAGGTTTTCAAGACAACTGTAatgataatataacaatatgatTAAACAGCTCAGAATAAGAATATTTGTacttcaattacaaaataataatattatttaaaattgtctattcactcttttttttttgtgaaacatTTTATAACCTTGTGTCATACAATTGTATATCTTTAATCAAAATTGGttactacaataatatattcataaaaatgaatgtaCAAATTTGCTGCATTGCTGAGAAATGTTTTTCTTAGAAAATTCAAAAACTCCATCAATCATAATCGACACTTGTTAACATCAGCATGTAAGACTGTTGCTTTATTGATaaacaagttatttttatttaaaaaaatatttccgtgTTGATTTCAAAATGTAGCATTGATTACTGTTAGATTTTGTGACTGTTTTATAATctctttatattatactagtatgtactgtttttcattaaatttttatctgtgCTAGAAatgattcatataataaaagaaatataaaataaacaaaaagttttatttattcatcatagtatattaaattatcctGTTTTATTTGGTGTCTTAGATACTCATGATCtagtatttatgttagaaaaagtATTGTGAAAGCCATTATAACACAACAAGTGGCCACATAGGGAGATTTACGTTCACCAATTCGTGCACATTTCCAGAAGGTTCCAAAAAGCCTGAAACAATATCatgatatcattttatttaaagatttatgCTAATTGAAAAagcttcattttatttaattatgcaacATATTATGTTAGGACCAAGTTcctacttaaaaaatataattattaaatattgaaaatttttaatgtcTGTACTTGTATTCTTAATTAtagaaactttatatttttatcaacagTTGTTCCAATAACCtttgtacaaataattttaaaaatatataataggaaaaaTTACTTACCCAGTTTTATTCCTGTCTATGATACTAGGAAAGAAGGATCTCAAGTAGGCACAAGTGCATATTAAGAGTAATATTACTGATAGTAAACTTTGAAAGTTGAATATTGCACTCTGTAACAATAAATTACGTTATTGTCCATCTTGTCtgtacaaaaatgtataataaaattttacgtaCCATGTtaacttgatataaatattatagtatcaaaatgttttaatgtacTTCTTAAATTACTGAGAATtactatagtaaaatatttaaaaattatactcaaTTCCTTGTTAAGTTAGTCATTcagaaaaaacaaaatcagAAATAGggttttagatatttattaatattaataaatattcaattctcAATAAGGAATACCTATGACAACTTTTGACACAAACATGAATTGTTATTGACATTGACATCTTATAACGGATACGTTTGACGACATACGTAGACAATAATGATTGCAGAATCAGAAAACTATTATGTTCAGAGAATTGAGAATAGTGATAAGATTAGTGTTTCTACTTTCTTTTCTCTTTAAGTTACAATTGAACGTCATATTGTATATTAacgaacattattaatatacaatatctaaataacacaatttttgttttagataaaattacaccaaattataaaatttcacaaaaagacacaaattcattttcattattatattgcacaatgTTTTTTAAATCCTACAATATAGAATTGGAAACTTAACCAAGAATTAACTAGCAAAGGACTaagtaaagaataaataaattgttacctATGCTCCTGTTTTCGCAATGCGAACTTCGCAGAAGACTCATCATTAGTCTATAAATGTTTAtggaatgtataaaaaaataataaacatacgaAAGTCAAGTGAAAATGGGTtaggatatatttttaagcatctcttaaatctttactaataattaAGGTTATCATTATTTTAGTAGTAGTTCTTAAAAGACAAGCTACACAATGGAAGACGATAAGTTTGCTTTAGTggagaaaataataaaagacgTACACAATGTTTTGGCCAAAATTGCTGATTTGTAAGTAAACATTTGGCAAATTTTCAGCTTCTTTGTTTATACTTgagttaaaaaatgttaaaacgcCATATTTTCAGGTATGCCTTTGATGTGGTTCCTATggatataaattttcaaaataaatctccTGTCCTACATTTGGAAAACTGCTTAGGCTTAGAGTCTTGGTGTGTTAAGcatgtttatatgtattgttattCGGAACTTATGGATAAATATAGTTCTAAGTCAAAACGCAAGTCTAAGAAGATCTCAAATATAGATTCTGATCGCTTGATCAGGTTGCTGAATGTGACAATTTTACTTAATCCAGAAATCAATTCTTTATGGAACAAAAGACGTGATTTGGTGCTTGGACTCTTGTTAGATAAGACTAGCGAATTGCATTTTATAAGGCTTGTTTTGTCAAGAAAACCTAAGTGTAATGAAGCATTTGTATATCGAAGATGGCTTCTGGAATCAATTTTTCAGGGTATGtatcattacaaaaattaatacaaaatataattgtttatcttTTGTTCTCTTTCTTCTTATCTAGGATGTCATAGGCtatatgttttagaaatattcaatctaacaattattataatatgtttttatttcagatgAGAACTATGAAAGGAATAGCATTGAACATATAATTAacgatgaattaattatttgtgatttAGCTTCAGATAAGAGTCCAAATAACTATCATAGTTGGAATCATCGGATGTGGttgttaaataaactaaaaacaatCTCAACATATTATGATCCCAATGCTCTTTACATTAAAGAATACAATTCTTCAGAAAAATGGACATCAAAACATGTATCAGACTTCAGCTGCTTTCACTATCatcaatattgtattaaaaatctgTATAATCTTTGTAACAACTCTTGGAAAAGTCttgaaaaaactttaaatattaatttaagaaagaATCTTGTTAGAGTTCTGGCATCAAACTTTCCAAAGGATGTAACGATTCAAGCTTCAGAGGAAAATTTACTTGGCTACTCAGAGGAAAATCTGATGAACCTCCTTCtttcttattcaaataaaatttgtaactgTAATGTGAATTATGTGCAGATGtgtaaaaaaatcgaaatattatttcatgCATTGGTATTGAATAATGAgttgatacatttttataaatatcacgAGACTCTCTGGTATCACAGAAGATTCATTTTGCATGAAATTATTGTGATAATGTATGACCATTTTGGTCTTGTCAGACATAATGGTGCACTAGTAAAGAAAAATTGCAAAATTTGCAACTTTGATGATATAAGGCAAAAGCAAGCTAAAATTGGAAGGTACGATACAAACCATATTTACTCGAGTGTATTGTTTAAAGTAATTCTCTCACATGAAAAGCAATTTATTGAAGAAAGACGAAAAGATGGGGACGCCAATGCAGATAGAcatgagaaatatttaaagtttgttGAAGGTTTTAACAATGTCATGTAAAATGCATTTGTGAGTGTTTTGATATAATACTGCAGTAGCAATCATTTTGACGTATTTAATAGTtccataatacaaaaaaatatttaccatttttccaattttctattataaaaagattatattatagtcatgtaagaaaaatatacttaatatttgagTCTAATATATAGtcacattttagttttttaattttaagtgtatAGAAAAGACAGACTTGGAAAGCAATGAATGATAGATGAAGAGATATCACATTATGTGTTAGAATCCTGCTGGGTATgataattgtgttatttaattacaaaaagtaatttgtattaaattttattgctgTAATATAGTTGTGTATGTTCTTATGTTTTAATgggtgtattttatttaaaataatagacatTTCTAGAAATTCAATATCTGTTTTATTctaatctattttaatatcataataattgacTACAATGTAACAGGAATGTTGATTAaatctgtaacagcctgtgaatgtcccacttctgggctaaaggcctcctctccctttttaaggagaaggtttgaagtttattccactacgctgctccagtgagggttggtggaatacacatgtgacagaatttcagtaaaattatacactataggtttcctcacgatgttttccttcaccgtaaagcatgagatgaattataatctatataaggtggattaccagggtggcggcgaaaatgacgatacgttatataagaaaacacttgtaatgctcgttacaacggttacaataccaatgcccgatatgtttaaactggcggtatttatacaaaaacatcttgacctaatttaatactaaatttacaaacttaaaagataatattaaacattgtttatcttaattattctaatgattatttacggacaaatattatttaataatacaggattatgtaacattaaagattaatatattacaccggaagttgataagcagcagataacctagccagatcagtaaaataagattctagtagcttaatccttacattatacataataaaacaaaattattatagcattgattaatcgacataatttgagaaaatataaataaacaataagcactatttattaattgcgccggaagctgacaagcagaaggcgccattaataaatagaataatatataataaaatgttccaagtataaacaaatatgaatcaactatttatttgaatatgaaattactaattaaattgttaaacagaagttttaatctatacttataaataatcatcaagatgtacccgaactagccgtatatgtaggaccggaagtattaattgataacaaatcacaaattaagcacatgaaaatttagtagttgcccgggtttgaagccacgattatcggttaagattcacgcgttcttaccactgggcctaATTATtcgtaagtaataaaatataataatagtataccTTTGTATGcccagatataataaaaaaaaatgctttgctATTGGGCTAATCTAATCTTGTCCTCGtcaatctatatttaaaaattgatttcgacccttttttattttcagtagaCTGTAAAATCGTTTATCCGGTTatcataaaaaattgtgtttgttgtattttttcataaagaaGATTTTTACTATTCCCTTTGTTGTAACTCGATCCTAGATGGCGCTGCTGCACATCGACTTCTATAGTGTTCCATTGGTTGTTTATAAAAACTTCTATATATAAACAGGCAGGACAatgtcttttaaatattttaaatatatatattttgaaataataaggCGGACGGGCAGAtggctcacctgatggtaagtgaccacCATTACTAAATACTAACCATtactaactatttatttatataatttattatatttccaatgcgccacccaccttgggaactaagatgttatgtcccttgtgttacacttgcttactaaccattcaaaccggaacacaatactaagtgttactgtttggcggttgaaaatctgatgagtaggtagcAACtactactcagacgggcttgcacaaggccctaccaccaagtaggcGGTGAcagtctatataatatataaaattaaataactcaaaccaaaaatatcaaacagtctaatataacaaattttgcCATAAGGAAATTGAGTCTAGCAATTACATAAggaataaaagtatatttcgtTATAAACTTTGTATATTCATATAGTGAGGtttgcatacatatatacagattatattCACTTTGaactaatctttttttattcagtATCGTAGTAAGTATTATATGATCTGTGGTAGTACTTTGAGACATTGCGTATCATATCTTATGCATCTAAAGTCGTGTTCTATCGTGTTCTATCTTGTATATTGCATATCAATCGatacataattacttatatgatattttatgatttgttAGCCCTTATAACCAAtgactaattatatattttgctgaTCTATTTAATCTTACTTTCTTAATATAATCTTCAATCTCACGACACAGGAGCTAATCATTATGGTctcattttagaaataattttaatttttgataataaaaagatataacaaagtatatcaaaataaataatgctaatAATTTTAGCTAACGTTCTTTGTTCTTGTTATCTATTTGTTTTtgctaagaaatattaaacgttcTCCTGGACAacaataagtacttatttattatttcaacagAGGTACAGAATTATGTTAAGTTATCATTCCAGAAAAAAGAACTAAATTCGATTGTAATCGCTACTTGGAGAGTTTaaaaaccaaacaaaaaaataaatcaaactttAAGAAGCTATTTTTGACGATATATTAGTAAGTAATCATagtaaatcataaataaataagaaagtttGTTCTACTATCATAtttcagaatatatatttttttaaataatacttatatgcATACGCATTACGCAGTTTTAGGACAGTCGAGTACGTTCAATATGGGTCAGGAGGCTCGCACATTGGGAGTATCGTTGGCAGCACCTACTACATCCTTACATCCGATTAAGGTTGAACTCTTTATGATACGACTATAAACTCTAAGACTATAGCAAAAGATCGTAATTACAATACTGATCAGATGCACATAGCATCGTAGGAGTTTAGTCGTTTGTGACGTCACAACAGTGTCGCGCGTTCACGGGCTTTCGATCGATATTCTTATTTGAGTTCGAGCGATTTCGTGAAAAGTCGGTAGGGCCGAGTGACGCTGCCACCACGTGCGAATTACGTAACAGTGTTGGCAGGTACAACAACTCATTGACAGAGATTATTTGTGTAACCAAACGTtgatttattactaatttaaaattcaaataactgCTATGActtgttcaatttaaaaaaaataattgcggGTACTGTCATACTCATCACAATGTCAGTGACACCTACTACATAATGAAAGCCTGTCTCAAGTAGTGGTGATTTTAATCAGGCTTACTAAGTTAGATAGGTTTCTCATTATGCATGAAAGCGGAGAAGGGTTACCGCTACGCAAAGAACGAGCGTTTACGTTATTCGAAGGAACACGAgttcttaaatgtttttttgaagattaataataaaaaaagtacacatgaaaaataaaattaggtttTTACCAAATGTAAGATGTATATAAGTGGGAAAGAGACcagaaaatattcttaaattatctagatactataacaataaatattacataatacctACAATATGAGTCTTGTTCGAGTTTTGACAATATTCCAAAGACCCAAAAGTCACCTCCGCTATCATGAAAGCAgtctatttattcattttaaatattaaaaacatgtaaAGTAACAATCACAACTTTTGCTTAACATTAGAAAAAATTCTAATGTTAAGTCAAAATTCATCAACCACAATATTTTCAGCTGAGAATGACAATTTTTCTTACAATATGATATAGAAATTAAGCAAGGAACTTGTCTAACACAATGAGTCCAAAAAAACTGCACAACATGCGTCTACGTGTTGACAATTTCAGACAGAGTtgtgaatattttgaaaattacttataatggtataattttatgatttattattcattacacACCTCGTTTACATTTGCTTACCATTTTATGGAATTATTGGTATTCGATATTTGGACAATACTCATTATTTATTGGCtagaaatataaagtaataaacacaattattaattttatttcattattcctGATAACAACAAATGTAAAACACGATAAACACCTATAAAATTAACATGAattataactttgtaagttacaaagtaaaaatacGCATGAACAtggaataaaaattgtttaaaaagttgtaatatataaatgtaacgaTCATTTCAATTAACATGAATCTGATcgtagatatataaaatatattacttaaataatatcatttcgaaaaatttaataaatgtagcaTCTTTGTGTGTCAATAAACGTTTCGCTACGAGACATGCTACGACAtgcttttgtttattaatactattattatttattagacaattttttttaattactttcaatATTCGCATATTACGACATAGTGTCTAAAAGTGTAACAGTAAGGAGACTAGGCCAGTGCAATAATTGCATTCAGTTTAACCGGGTCCGATCGATGTGAGGGTATTTACCTCGCCGGGCGAAAATAATCCGGGTGCCGGTGATGTCAGAAGACGTTTCCAGTGCGCCTGCGTAGCGAACGTGAACGTAAAAATGTGTGGATGCGCTTTCGAAGCCTTATTACTACTCGGGCTAACACGACGAGCTTTCGTTGCCTTCGAAGTCGTGGTGGCGCGGTCGCGAGTGTAACTGTATCAGTGGGAACATATCAGTGAGTTTTCCATGTGCGCGTTCGTGCTAGGCTTGTGATGAGTGGTAATCGTGCCGTCCGCAGGGGCGCCGGCCGGCGGAGGCATGTCCTGCGGTTTGTAGGTTGATGGCTCGGCGGCGAGGCGCCGGGCGTCAGTCGGTCGCCGGGCCGCGTAGAGCCGGGCGCGCGTGTGCGAGATATGGCGCCCCGCGGCGGCCGGTGAGGCGCCGGCCCCGCCGACCGCCTCGGGTCGACGGGCCAGCCAGGCCAGACGGACACTCGTCCCATCATGTCCTTGCTCAGCGTCACAGGTGTGTAAAGATGTTTTCGCGCCACTTTCAGTGAATCTTCATGCCCGCTTTGTGTTATCGTCTCAAGAAATTATTTTCGGTAATTAGGACGCATGATTTACTCAAAGAAACCTTTATTGTATGATGCCGTcgccaaaaatattttgaaactgataagaaaaattatttattaatggtaaAATTAAATCGTAGCACATATTGCcacatatttaattagtttcaattaaGTCTTATCTCATATGTTTTgtgtaaacattaatttaaattttgttgatAAAGCAGTAGGAGCTCTTTGTTAATTCCAGGTCAGTATAAGACTAGA
This genomic interval carries:
- the LOC126773253 gene encoding protein prenyltransferase alpha subunit repeat-containing protein 1, whose protein sequence is MEDDKFALVEKIIKDVHNVLAKIADLYAFDVVPMDINFQNKSPVLHLENCLGLESWCVKHVYMYCYSELMDKYSSKSKRKSKKISNIDSDRLIRLLNVTILLNPEINSLWNKRRDLVLGLLLDKTSELHFIRLVLSRKPKCNEAFVYRRWLLESIFQDENYERNSIEHIINDELIICDLASDKSPNNYHSWNHRMWLLNKLKTISTYYDPNALYIKEYNSSEKWTSKHVSDFSCFHYHQYCIKNLYNLCNNSWKSLEKTLNINLRKNLVRVLASNFPKDVTIQASEENLLGYSEENLMNLLLSYSNKICNCNVNYVQMCKKIEILFHALVLNNELIHFYKYHETLWYHRRFILHEIIVIMYDHFGLVRHNGALVKKNCKICNFDDIRQKQAKIGRYDTNHIYSSVLFKVILSHEKQFIEERRKDGDANADRHEKYLKFVEGFNNVM
- the LOC126773312 gene encoding protein kish-A codes for the protein MSAIFNFQSLLSVILLLICTCAYLRSFFPSIIDRNKTGLFGTFWKCARIGERKSPYVATCCVIMAFTILFLT